Proteins encoded by one window of Akkermansia muciniphila ATCC BAA-835:
- a CDS encoding phosphopantothenoylcysteine decarboxylase, translating into MRFLITAGPTREAIDPVRYLTNHSSGKMGYCLAEAAVHEGHSVLLISGPTSLDIPHGVDFLPVECAQEMYDAVKNQAPYADAAILSAAVADYRPVSVPDRKIKKTGERMILELERTADILGSMRAEFGFSGILVGFAAETHDVENYARGKLERKRCDMIVANDVSRSDIGFNSSENEVLLVYPDRTEFLEKAPKAQIALQIIERASRLAQGKAPSWRTADPFHA; encoded by the coding sequence ATGCGTTTTCTTATCACGGCAGGCCCCACCAGGGAAGCTATTGACCCCGTCAGATACCTCACCAACCACTCCTCCGGGAAAATGGGGTATTGCCTGGCGGAAGCGGCTGTTCACGAAGGCCACAGCGTCCTTCTCATCTCCGGCCCCACTTCCCTGGACATTCCGCACGGCGTGGACTTCCTGCCGGTTGAATGTGCACAGGAAATGTATGATGCTGTCAAAAACCAGGCTCCCTACGCCGACGCCGCCATCCTCAGCGCCGCCGTAGCGGATTATCGACCCGTCTCCGTTCCGGACCGCAAAATCAAGAAAACGGGGGAACGCATGATTTTGGAGCTGGAACGTACTGCGGACATTTTGGGCTCCATGCGTGCGGAATTCGGCTTCAGCGGCATTCTGGTAGGCTTTGCGGCGGAAACCCATGACGTGGAAAATTACGCGCGCGGCAAACTGGAACGCAAGCGGTGCGATATGATTGTGGCCAACGACGTTTCCCGCAGTGACATTGGTTTTAACTCCTCTGAAAATGAAGTGCTGCTCGTTTACCCGGACCGGACGGAGTTCCTGGAAAAAGCGCCTAAAGCACAAATTGCCCTTCAAATCATTGAGCGCGCTTCCCGTCTCGCACAGGGAAAAGCTCCGTCATGGCGCACGGCAGACCCGTTCCACGCTTGA
- the rsgA gene encoding ribosome small subunit-dependent GTPase A has protein sequence MPVTLQDLGWNDHFQRAFDAVAKPGWMPGRLIRETKINFTALLDGGEDVDAVVSGKLWHDAATDAELPAVGDWVAIDPGEAGDEAVIRTILPRQTCFSRKAPGKSSAEQVLGTNVDIVAVVTEPGTDFNPRRMERYFTLIRRSGASPLILLNKTDLFSREEVENAMQILRELSPECAIISISALHNRGITEFRKCLSKGKTICIVGSSGVGKSTLVNTLLGDEWLWTGEVNEVTGKGRHTTVARELVLLKHGGLLIDNPGIREIQMWTDEHTLRESFADLTELAHECKFADCSHGKDSGCAIRKAVDEGKLDKERYLNFLNLENEIARLAKRQKKRQMNVERAGKRDRKVQARNYEDRVELERRHKPNHRSHD, from the coding sequence ATGCCCGTCACTCTTCAGGATTTAGGCTGGAACGACCATTTTCAACGCGCTTTCGACGCCGTTGCCAAACCAGGCTGGATGCCGGGGCGTCTCATCCGGGAAACGAAAATCAACTTCACTGCCCTTCTGGACGGCGGGGAAGATGTGGACGCCGTCGTCAGCGGCAAACTCTGGCATGATGCGGCCACGGATGCGGAACTGCCCGCTGTTGGAGACTGGGTGGCGATTGATCCGGGAGAAGCGGGAGACGAAGCCGTCATACGCACCATTCTCCCGCGCCAGACCTGTTTTTCCCGCAAAGCTCCAGGGAAAAGCAGCGCGGAACAGGTATTGGGAACCAATGTGGATATTGTGGCCGTAGTGACGGAACCGGGAACGGATTTCAACCCCAGGCGCATGGAGCGCTACTTTACACTCATCCGCCGCAGCGGAGCATCTCCTCTCATCCTGCTTAACAAAACGGATCTTTTTTCCAGGGAGGAAGTGGAAAACGCCATGCAGATTCTGCGGGAGCTCTCTCCGGAATGCGCCATAATCAGCATCAGCGCCCTGCACAACAGGGGAATCACGGAATTCCGCAAATGCCTATCCAAGGGAAAAACCATCTGCATCGTCGGTTCCTCAGGCGTTGGGAAATCCACCCTGGTCAATACCCTGCTGGGGGATGAATGGCTCTGGACGGGAGAAGTCAATGAAGTAACCGGCAAAGGGCGCCATACGACAGTGGCGCGGGAACTGGTGCTCCTCAAGCATGGAGGTTTGCTGATTGACAATCCCGGCATACGGGAAATCCAGATGTGGACTGATGAACATACCCTCCGTGAAAGCTTTGCGGATTTGACGGAGCTGGCCCATGAATGCAAATTTGCGGATTGCAGCCACGGTAAAGATTCCGGCTGCGCCATCAGGAAAGCCGTGGACGAGGGGAAGCTGGACAAGGAGCGGTACTTAAACTTCCTGAATTTGGAAAATGAAATCGCCCGGCTTGCCAAACGTCAGAAAAAAAGGCAAATGAACGTGGAACGGGCCGGAAAAAGAGACCGGAAAGTGCAGGCCCGGAACTATGAAGACCGCGTGGAACTGGAACGCCGTCACAAACCCAACCACCGCAGCCATGACTGA